Within Dermacentor variabilis isolate Ectoservices chromosome 8, ASM5094787v1, whole genome shotgun sequence, the genomic segment CTCACATTGGGCACATACGGTATGGTGGCGCGTTTTCTTAGGAGTACACATTCACTTGGGGGCAGGGACAGATGGCGTTCCACCGAGTTCACAAAGGACCTCGGGTAGTCACATGCCGAGAGATTTTTGTGCACTTGTTGTAGGTTAGCAACCCGGCTTTGTGGCGTTGTTTAGATACGCTTGGTTCTGCCGACAAGAGAGGCTACTACCGATCTCTTCTGGTTCGTCGGGTGCCCCGAATTAAAATACAGAtacctgcctgtgtgtgtgctctgTCTGTACATGAAAATGCCAGACTGTGCCAGTCACGTTTCACGAGGACGTTCAGAAAAGGAAGTTCGccgtctttttcttcctcaaacaaGGGAGGTCCTCAAATTCATGTCGGGGTTTCGGCGCTTAAAACAGCGAAATTTATTTTTAAATCGAGTTCTACGGCATGCTCATGAGAACCACGCTCAGCGACGCTACGAAGTTATCTCGCGCGTTAGATAGCACGCAGAAGAGATCAGTAAGTGTCACGATGCGCTCGGGTTCATGAACGAGGGGGTTCCTGAACGAGGGGGTTCCGTTCATGAACGATGCGCTCGGGTTCCCACCGTTACAgaaacgctccgcagcgtggaaGTCGCGAACTATATGACCAACCgagagcagctgtgctcgtcggtgctTATTTGGTGCGGGGATCAATGTTACCCACCGAGCCTGGCatgccaccgagcctggcgggccaacgaagattacgTCCGAGGGTGTGTCACATGCTTGTCACAGTACGACATTAAAAGCGCACCACACAGATAGATACGCAAGCACTCCATGTATGATATTAAATTCTTAAAACATTGAATTTTTAAACGGCGCGCTCGTGCGAGAAAATAAACTTCTATGGCACACGTGTTGACGAAGTGTGTAAGCTGATCATGTTTTAATCTgtgtcgcttttattttttgtgtaaTCTTGCTGCTACCAGTTTTTTTCTTGTGACTTCTGTACAATAGCCGCCATGCTCAAACGAAAAAATATAGTCGTGAGTTGTCGCATCCCCTTATCGGCGTCACATTGTTGTCAACATACATCTCCTTCGTTGAGCAATAAAGATCGCGCTTAAGGGTGGACCTGGGTCTCGAGCAACACCATTGTTATATTACAGCTAGAGGAATGAAATGTATAGGTAATATGTAATTTAATGTGCTCCATGGAAATATGCAATTGCTTTTTCTCTATATAATTAGAAAGTTATTTTATACTACTTTTTCTGTTCCCAAGTTTCGGAATTACATGCAGAAAACGTTTTGCAGCAAGAAAGGTAAAAATTGTGTGAACATATCCCTGAATATTCAAGGAGTGCAGTAAGATTTGTCTCGTGTTTCTATCTCTAGTATATCCAAAACTGTAACTTGACATATGAACTTTTTTTGGCTTCCTCAAAATTTCCATGTTTCAAAGAGCAGAAATGTATTATAGATTAGCTGCACTCCCTGGGTGCCTAGCTATCcatacaaagcaaaaattattcaaattggattattAGGAGTGCAGCCATGCCTCCCGGAAAATTGCTGGTTACCAAAAAGTCTATTGAGAAAAGTAGAAAAAACTAATCACCATGTGAAGAAAAACATTTTATTCTACTGCATGCATGAAATTGGCATAGCCAATGATTCAAAAGGCTCCAGGGGAATAATCTGAATGTGGCTTTCCTCGCTGACTCCGTTTCCCAGCTGCTTGAAAAGCTGCTGAGGACGTTCGCTTTTTCCCTGCACTAGCAATGCGACGACAGTCCTTTTCAGTGGCCCTCCGACTACCTTTAGAGGTCTGTTCTAATTGCAACTCTCTCAATATGCTTCAGCTGGCCTCATGGGTGCCAAGGTTGAAGCGCATCACTGCCTCTGCAACTGCTGCCTCAAATGCAAACAATAATGAAGTTTTGTCTTTAGGAGCAAGGTTCCAAATCACAGAGTGCAGTGGTTCATTGGCATTCTGTGTGTGCCTTCGCTGGCACCATTGCAGCAGTTTTTTGTCAGCCAGGCGCTGCAAGACAGGACGCAGTGTATTGCTGACCACTACTGGCAGGTTGCACCTGCTTTTTGGTGCTGGCTCATTCTTTGCCATGGCAGAGTTATACTTGCACCACGAGTTCGGACCATACGGGCAGAAGTTGTGATCTGGCAGCTCATCCATCGATGTAATATGATGGAATGTGGCCCACACAGCATTGTGCATTTTGTCAACATCTCTAGCAAAAGACTTGATCGCCCATCCGTAATAGCTGGAGATCTTTGTGATCAAGTCTCCAGTCAGTCATCGTTTGCCGCTAAGTGCTGTCCAGGTTCATCAAACTTGTGCTTTTGCACAAGGTTACGAAGTGCCCTGCCCATACACTTCTGCACATGATTTGTGCAGTCTTCTTTTTTAACCGCAATAAGGCCATAAATTTTGGCTTCTTCAATGGTATTATAGGACCTGCTGTCCCCATCACAGAGCATGGCGGTATACCTGAGGCCATGTAGTGAGAGTGAACGTTGAAACAGTATCTTCGCTGCCTCAACTTCAATTTGGCCGGCCTAGCTTgcagcttgcgtttcttttttttttttttggcaagaaTGTTTTGCGTTCCATTTAGCATAACCTCGGCTGTCTGGTTTTGGTCCATACTCGAAGCCAAGGCAGAAATTGGAAAGGACCACATACTCAAGCAGATACCCCGAGAACAGCTCAAAAATTTTCCGAAATTTAGCTCTTTGTAAAGCTCTTTTTCCGGCAGCGCCACACTTCTGCACGTTATCAGTGCATGCTCTGGTTGCGGAAAAAATATCACTCCTACTGCGGAAAAAATATCATTTAGGACACTCTGCCCATTTCCCGTGCTCTGCAAAGCGAGCGCCGCAAGAAGACTTACTTCAAATGGATTGCAGTTCGCCGATCCTGCAATTCGTCGCGAGCTTCACTGCTAACGAATTTCCCAACAATTGCTGCAACAACACTTTCCGCTTCACGGCTATGCCTTACTCACGCGTCTCCCTTTCAACAGTCAGTGCTCCAACGCACACTCGGCAAACAGCAACTTCCAACAAGATGTTCACGGCGTCCATGTCTACAATCGTGTACGTCGTGGGAGAACTCTCGGCTCTGCACTCACTCGCGAGGCACTTCATTTTTTCGTTCCGTCGCCTAAACCAACGTGAGTTCAGAAATTCTCCGCAGGGTTCGCTGCTCCCGGATGCCACAACCTGCACTCGTCAAAAAAAGTTGAATCAAGCCTTGTGCGTTGGGGCCGCACTGCTACGTCGTCCTGTGGGGCCGCTATCGCAACTGCCGGTTAAACATCCAAGGCGTACGCGTCGTTTGCCAACGCGCCTTCCGCGGATCTCGAACCTCTGCTGAGGCCGTTATTGCAACTGTCGGGGCAACATCCAAGGCGTCCGCGTCGGCTGCCGCCACACATTTTGTCGATGTCGAGCTCTCTGCTGCCGTTTCGACGCTCGCTATCGTCTCCATAGATGGCAGCGGTACAACTCTTCGCGGCACATTTTCGTCTGTTTTTGCCGAACTGGTACAGGGTGTGGAATTTTCGATAGTCCTTAGGCATAGCGCTCGCGGGGGTTCGATGACAGTCTATGACAAGATGGCGAACACCTCGTTCATGCCAGGCGCCTGAGACGCCATCGAAACTGCTAACAGCCAATTACAAGCCGCCGTTTTGTCACATGTCGGCTTCGGACCAATCAGACAGCAAGATTTCGTATTTCTTTCTTGTTCGACAGCCCTGCGCAGCATAGATTTGAATGCTCGCGCTTGGCGGGAAAGAAAGCCCGAAGGAGGCATTTTCGAAGGAGACCAATATGGCCGGACTCCGGTGAATGGCTGCGAAGTTACGAACGGCGCCAAATTGGCTGCCTTGGGGTGTTTCACCAGCATTAAACTCGCGCCGTCGACAAATAAAACTTGCTTTTTAGCAAAACTATGAGTTTTTAGGCGCTAATTCTTTTCGAGCAGGTAAAGAATGATGTGCTGAACGCGAtcataacaaaattgaagaatCGACTTTCTCgtaattttttttcgtcttcaAGACCCGTGTCCCCGTTTATTGGGCACGATATCCCGCCGACGGTATACTGGTGATACACTGTCAAAACGCTAATATACCGGGGCCTCTTGCATGAACCCGACAGAAGCGGGTCCAGTCGGCTTGTCGGGCTGGAATTGGCCTCTCCAGCTCGTGCaaacgctgcccggtcggcctgAACGAGCGTCGAGTCGGACTAAGTCGGCCCGTCTGCACGGGGCGTGGGCAGACCCAGCTCGACCCGTTTGCAATGCGCATGTAAACGCTAACTGTAGGGGGCTGTAACCGGTGCGGAGACTTGCGCGGAAGCAGTCTGACGTCGCGATTAATGCGCTGCGCAGCAGGAAGGCTACCATGACAAGGCGCAAAGGCAAGCACCCTGCATAATCATAACGACGCGACCCATGAAacagaagctgttgcagaggACTACCATAACCGGAAGTCCAGTTCCTACGCGCCGATGTCTCGGCACGACGCTGCGTGCCGTTGTAAAGCGCGCGCGATCACGACAGGCTGGATCAGCCCGATTTTCTTACTGTCGGGTTCACATAATTGTAGCCTATAAGGTTTGAGGCCATATCGCTTGAAAACGGCTCCGGTGTTCTGTCGCCACACATGCATTGCTTCGGATGAAACCTTATCTCCTGCAGTGCATCACATGCACTAGTTCATGCACCTATAACCTTATGCTGTGTACCAGCAGGCACACAGAAGAAGGCAAAACGATCGAACAACTTGCCACTTCTCATGCTCTTAATCGCTGTTCGCCGCTTTGAACAATAACCCTCGCCGAGTAAAGCCGGAAAACTCGGTTGCGCGCCTTTTGGATAAAGCATGCGCCTGCGCGCATCTCGCCGCAATATTTCTTCTGCACGCGTTGAGGGTGACGACAGCGCCGCCGCACCTGCGTGACGTCACGTTGCTCACTCGTAGTGTCTCACGTCTACAGCAGGCATCTGGCGAAAGTCGATCGTAAAGCTCGGTCAGCGCCGTCAATTTTTCCCGTTCGTTGGGCCGCGCCACTCGAGCCTCTAATTCAACGAGTGCGAATAGCTTCCCTAACCAGGCGCATCCCGGCCACACCGCAGTGATGCTGAGTCTGCGCGCCAACCTAGGGGTGTCTTCTCTGGTCGAGAACCTGAAACATCTGATGGCGCACGCCATGTTCGCCATACGCGAATTGGACCTCACAAATTGCATTCTCGTCGAACCCAAAGAATTGCCTCTGCATATTGGCAAATGTACGGCACTCCAATCCTTGCGCTGCGTCGCCTGCCCGCTCCGGCCGAGCGACCTGCTCGGTTTAATGCTGGAACGGCTTCCGCATCTGGCGGAAGTTGGGTTCTCCCTCGTGGCTGAGTCGGACGTGGAGTCGGAAATAAGGCACGTGCAGCAGAGCGCGTCGGAAACACCAGGTGCCCTGGctctcaacctccgccgcatgtATGTAGAAGTGAGCGGCTACCTGAACTTCAAGCTCCTCTCGGCGCTCCTGCGCTACTGCCCGAACCTCGACGAGCTGCATGTTCATTTCGTGCGCGGAGCCTTCTTGAATGCGCTCCTGGAGTGCAACGACATCCTCCAACAGTGCGTAAATTTGAAAACATTCGCGTTCTCTTCCGAGGTGCCAGCCTCCAATCAACGCCTGCCGTCCACACCGTTGGAGTTCATGAGCTGCGCGGCCGTCTGCGCCAACATCACATACCGGAGGTCGACCAACTCGTGGAGCTGTGTTCGACTCCAAGACCTCGCTGTCGACGCCGTTGATCCCCTCATTCTGCCGCAACAAATGGTCCTGGTTGCCGTCCACCACGCAGAAGGCTTGACGCCGGAATGGATTCGCGTGGCCAGCCTTGGACACTTCTGGGGGAACGTGCGCCAACTCTGTCTTCTGCTATTTCCGGCACAGCCCTCCAATGGTGTTTACGCGACGGCAGGCGTCGCGTACCGCGACAGTCTTCACGACTTCATCTCCCTATTCCTGCAGCAAATCGTCGAGCTTAACATAAGCGCGTTCCACTTCGACGCGGACCTCGACTTGACGGCACTGCTCCAGGACGGCTCGCTGGAGCATCTGCAATCCCTCTCGGCGACCCCTTGCGGGCTTCGCCGACCGTCAGCTCTGCGCCGTCTGGCGCAGAACTGCCGCGACTTCAAAGAACTGGACGTCCGCATCGATAGGCGGGGCAGCTTCGTTCGGTGCGCCGTCTGCGAGGGTGAGTTCGTCCTCAATCCCGAAGACAGGTTGGAAATGTGCGACAGCGCCCCCGTTTTTCATAATGTGCTTACCAGGCTGACTCTCAATGAAGTTCATGGCCGTATTTCCCTTTGGTTCGTCGAGGCCTGTCCAGCGGTTTCAGTGCGGCTCTCAGACTGCCCTAATCCCTCGCACCCAGACTACCCGACTCTGGGTCAGCTGCTCGCCAGAAACAGCTCGCTGAGTTGTCTCGTGCTTCGGCACGATGCTCTGCCCTTCGGCGAGGCGTCTCTGCTGGTGAGTCGGGATTCCGCTACGGGCTTTCCGTGCCACGAGCATATTTAAGGATAGCTCCGTACTCTGAACGTGTCGACGGTGGCGGAACTGAAATTTCCTCGTTTATTTCTTCGCTCAGTGAGTTACGTACTGCGCAAAATCAGTGAAAAACGATGAAGGGAGAGGTAGGACAGAGCGCAGACTACCAATGGGTTTATTGCATGAAAAGACAGAAAGTAAATATACAGGCAAGGTAATCGCTAGCGCCACTCAGAAATACGAAAACATTTACAATCGCCTTGCTGCCACTCGGGCAGTAGATCTGAACACGTTTCCTTCAGAagcgaaaacaagaaaaacagattcTGCTCGGTGCGTTTATtgttcagtatgaaccaactaatCCGCAACAAAGTACTTCTGCATTATCTTTACTGTGGTTAAGTACCTTTCTTGAGATAGATGCTCAAGGTAAAAATATAGTTACGCTAGCAGACACTACCGCCCTCTAACGGcagaacacaagaaagaaaactgcttCCAGAGCTAGCTGTTTCGCTCAGAACAGGCCACCGATTCCAACAATAAGTTCCTGCAGTAACACACAACCGATTTGCTCCCTTAAAACATTTTAGGGTGTTTCGATGAATTTCTGATATTATTTCTCTTCATAAAATTTACCGCACACAAGAAAATCAAAGGGTTGGATAAGAGCAACTGAAATTGCTTCGGGAAGACGTCATAGGTTCTGCCCCTCCGCTGGTGCACGTAGTTGCATCGTTGCTTGAGCTGAAACAGCGCAAAATAACACGACAGGAAAAAGGGACAGACACACGCTGTGGCATTTCGTGATATTTCTGCTCAGGTCATGAGCTGGCCAGCCCAAATGCGTGCACGGTAAAATAATTTGCAGCTTTAAAGAAAAGATTtaaaatgtgtctataactcatacCCTCGCATG encodes:
- the LOC142590989 gene encoding uncharacterized protein LOC142590989 produces the protein MLSLRANLGVSSLVENLKHLMAHAMFAIRELDLTNCILVEPKELPLHIGKCTALQSLRCVACPLRPSDLLGLMLERLPHLAEVGFSLVAESDVESEIRHVQQSASETPGALALNLRRMYVEVSGYLNFKLLSALLRYCPNLDELHVHFVRGAFLNALLECNDILQQCVNLKTFAFSSEVPASNQRLPSTPLEFMSCAAVCANITYRRSTNSWSCVRLQDLAVDAVDPLILPQQMVLVAVHHAEGLTPEWIRVASLGHFWGNVRQLCLLLFPAQPSNGVYATAGVAYRDSLHDFISLFLQQIVELNISAFHFDADLDLTALLQDGSLEHLQSLSATPCGLRRPSALRRLAQNCRDFKELDVRIDRRGSFVRCAVCEGEFVLNPEDRLEMCDSAPVFHNVLTRLTLNEVHGRISLWFVEACPAVSVRLSDCPNPSHPDYPTLGQLLARNSSLSCLVLRHDALPFGEASLLENISRIASLQYLCLLSAASLLDKDAEVSLLAFTASLKPHIKCVHVHYRNSTRATVMRITWMKRAGATSGGVLVPDGPCFLCCSTATFIGLAKPLNRDFKQIM